The following coding sequences are from one Methanohalophilus halophilus window:
- a CDS encoding prefoldin subunit beta, whose translation MSSELPPQVQNQLAQLQQVQQQAQTLAMQKNQIESTLKETENALEELEQLSGDAVVYRTVGDMQIRTTKDDAIEKLKERNETLSLRLQSISRQEERISKRFNQLQEQVKQAMGTQGGYQAQ comes from the coding sequence ATGAGTTCAGAACTACCCCCACAGGTCCAGAACCAGCTGGCACAGTTGCAGCAGGTTCAACAACAGGCCCAGACACTTGCTATGCAAAAAAACCAGATCGAAAGTACACTGAAAGAAACGGAAAACGCTCTTGAAGAACTTGAACAGTTATCCGGCGATGCAGTTGTCTACAGGACTGTTGGGGATATGCAGATACGTACTACCAAGGATGATGCTATTGAAAAACTCAAAGAGAGAAATGAAACTCTTTCCCTGAGATTGCAGTCTATTTCTCGTCAGGAAGAACGCATCTCCAAACGTTTCAACCAGCTTCAGGAACAGGTCAAACAGGCTATGGGTACCCAGGGCGGTTATCAGGCACAGTGA